A single region of the Pontimicrobium sp. SW4 genome encodes:
- a CDS encoding RDD family protein: MVELQINTTQNVNINFTAASVGERILAWGIDWLIKIAYIIVTYQIMFKIFKIDELVEDMDFWSQAAVFLVFYLPVIFYSLLFETLLDGQTLGKRILKIKVVKIDGYQATLSDFIIRWIFRIVDLNMMSGIVALISIITSPRNQRLGDMTAGTSVITLKNNVNISHTILEDLKQDYVPSYPMVIKLSDNDARIIKDTFKTAAKSKDYKTLIKLRTKIVEVLELKEVKHNTDHEFIDVVLKDYNYYTQNM; encoded by the coding sequence ATGGTAGAGTTACAAATAAACACTACTCAAAATGTAAATATAAATTTTACCGCAGCAAGTGTTGGCGAACGCATACTAGCTTGGGGAATTGATTGGTTGATTAAAATCGCCTACATTATTGTGACTTACCAAATAATGTTTAAGATTTTTAAAATTGATGAACTAGTTGAAGACATGGACTTTTGGTCACAAGCTGCTGTTTTTTTAGTGTTTTATTTGCCTGTGATTTTTTATTCTTTGTTGTTTGAAACCTTATTGGATGGACAGACTCTTGGAAAACGAATTTTAAAAATTAAAGTGGTAAAGATTGACGGTTATCAAGCTACTTTGTCCGATTTTATAATTCGTTGGATTTTTAGAATAGTCGATTTAAATATGATGAGCGGTATCGTTGCGTTAATATCTATCATTACAAGCCCAAGAAACCAAAGGTTGGGGGATATGACTGCTGGAACTTCGGTTATTACCTTGAAGAATAATGTAAACATTAGTCATACAATTCTTGAAGATTTAAAGCAAGATTATGTACCATCCTATCCAATGGTTATTAAGTTGTCTGATAATGACGCACGAATTATAAAAGACACTTTTAAAACAGCAGCTAAATCAAAAGATTATAAAACACTTATAAAATTGCGAACTAAAATAGTTGAGGTGCTTGAATTAAAAGAGGTAAAGCATAATACAGATCATGAGTTTATTGACGTTGTTTTAAAAGATTATAACTACTATACCCAGAACATGTAA
- a CDS encoding CoA pyrophosphatase: MNFDEFLVSLSKIKNIPLPAEASQFKMSPPFRRELVKEYKDQMKDAKRAGVLALFYPNNLQETHLVLILRKTYKGVHSAQIGFPGGKYEDDDKTLKHTAVRETWEEIGVLDHKIEVVKKMTEIYIPPSNFYVQPYIGIVTETPQFVKQDEEVEDIIEVPLTHFLDETIVVTKPVATSYTVKIDVPAFQLNGHIVWGATAMMLSEIKDVLKAVL; the protein is encoded by the coding sequence ATGAATTTTGATGAATTTTTAGTTTCACTGTCAAAAATAAAAAATATCCCATTGCCAGCCGAAGCTTCACAATTTAAAATGTCGCCACCTTTTAGAAGAGAACTTGTAAAAGAGTACAAAGACCAAATGAAAGATGCCAAACGAGCTGGTGTTTTAGCATTGTTTTATCCAAATAATTTACAAGAAACACATTTAGTTTTAATATTGCGTAAAACTTATAAAGGTGTGCATTCGGCACAAATTGGTTTTCCTGGAGGTAAGTACGAAGATGATGATAAAACCTTGAAGCATACAGCCGTTAGAGAAACTTGGGAAGAGATAGGCGTATTAGACCATAAAATAGAAGTAGTTAAAAAAATGACTGAAATATATATTCCACCAAGTAATTTTTACGTGCAACCTTATATTGGAATTGTTACTGAAACGCCTCAATTTGTAAAACAAGATGAAGAAGTTGAAGACATTATAGAAGTGCCTTTAACTCATTTTTTAGATGAAACTATTGTTGTAACTAAACCTGTTGCAACGTCTTACACTGTAAAGATTGATGTTCCTGCTTTCCAGCTTAACGGACATATTGTTTGGGGAGCAACAGCCATGATGCTAAGTGAAATCAAGGATGTATTAAAAGCAGTTTTATAA
- a CDS encoding DUF4129 domain-containing protein: MNKYIGLHIVFIIFICCSFQQIKASNYNEFKITQGVSDTLKVDTSEISPRKFDNLKEKYSEDEFIYERTIEKSGWWTRFKQWLSDKFQSLFNIKNKGQAARATDLAIKIGGVLLFIIVVYFIFRAIVNKEGAWVFGKSSDKSIIPATDIEANIHATNFKDLIAEAESNSNYRLAIRYYYLWLLKKLSTAEIIHYDVEKTNNDYQNEIKTPEVKKEFAYTSYLYNYIWYGEFDVNDEQFSKAKHAFNKFFKSIKA; this comes from the coding sequence GTGAATAAATACATTGGTTTACATATAGTCTTCATTATTTTTATTTGCTGTTCATTCCAACAAATAAAAGCGTCAAATTATAATGAATTCAAAATAACGCAAGGTGTAAGTGATACTCTTAAAGTAGATACTTCTGAAATTTCACCACGAAAGTTTGATAACTTAAAAGAAAAATATAGCGAAGACGAGTTTATCTACGAGCGAACTATAGAAAAATCTGGTTGGTGGACACGATTTAAACAATGGCTAAGCGATAAGTTTCAAAGTCTTTTCAATATAAAAAACAAAGGGCAAGCAGCAAGAGCTACGGATTTAGCTATTAAAATTGGAGGTGTATTACTTTTTATTATAGTTGTTTATTTTATTTTTAGAGCTATCGTCAATAAAGAAGGTGCTTGGGTTTTTGGAAAATCGTCCGACAAAAGTATTATACCTGCCACAGATATTGAAGCAAATATTCATGCAACCAATTTTAAAGATTTAATTGCTGAAGCCGAAAGTAATTCCAATTACAGGTTAGCCATTAGATATTACTATTTGTGGTTACTAAAAAAACTAAGTACTGCTGAAATTATTCATTATGATGTTGAAAAAACGAATAACGACTACCAAAACGAAATAAAAACTCCAGAAGTAAAAAAAGAGTTTGCGTATACATCCTATTTATATAATTACATCTGGTATGGTGAGTTCGATGTAAACGATGAGCAGTTTAGTAAAGCAAAACATGCTTTTAATAAATTCTTTAAATCCATAAAAGCATGA
- a CDS encoding peptidylprolyl isomerase — translation MRFILLFCACILFLNCEDKQKQNKTTTKAPSTEQKTTDAKPKVITNEDQREFPKLNSKNAMEFFLEYEKHNKENKVRIITDFGDIDILLFDKTKFHRANFIFLTKQKYFENTQFYRVIDNFIVQAGNSDNRATSRKRTNIGRYLLPTDTKKGYTHDRGVISMPSSEIENPHKLASPFEFFIVQQRGGAKFLDGDYTIFGKVISGMEVVDKIAAVETDESDWPLQNVYIKKVEIIE, via the coding sequence ATGCGATTTATATTACTTTTTTGTGCTTGTATTTTATTTCTGAATTGTGAAGATAAACAAAAGCAAAATAAAACAACAACCAAAGCTCCAAGCACAGAACAAAAAACAACTGATGCTAAACCTAAGGTAATAACAAACGAAGATCAAAGAGAATTCCCTAAGCTTAATAGTAAAAATGCTATGGAGTTTTTTTTAGAATATGAAAAACATAATAAAGAAAATAAAGTTAGAATAATTACTGATTTTGGAGATATTGATATTTTGTTATTTGATAAAACCAAATTTCATCGTGCTAACTTTATTTTTCTAACCAAACAAAAGTATTTTGAGAATACCCAGTTTTATAGAGTAATAGATAACTTTATAGTGCAAGCAGGTAACAGTGATAATAGAGCTACTTCTAGAAAGCGAACCAATATAGGTCGTTATTTACTACCAACAGATACAAAAAAAGGTTATACACATGATCGGGGTGTTATAAGTATGCCAAGTAGTGAGATAGAAAATCCTCATAAATTAGCATCACCTTTTGAGTTTTTTATTGTGCAACAACGTGGTGGTGCAAAGTTTTTAGATGGTGACTATACTATTTTTGGAAAAGTAATTAGTGGTATGGAAGTGGTTGACAAAATTGCAGCAGTCGAAACTGATGAATCTGATTGGCCTTTACAGAATGTTTATATTAAAAAAGTTGAAATTATTGAGTAA
- a CDS encoding trimeric intracellular cation channel family protein, protein MFYIIDILGTIAFAISGVLVAMNKKMDPFGILIIAFVTAVGGGTLRDVLIGQTPVSWMKDMTFTYVILGSAVFAVIARNKINYLRTSLFLFDTIGIGLYTIIGVEKGLSADLHPVICIALGTISACFGGVIRDILCNEIPVIFRKEIYATACILGGLSYFLIRKLPIESDYVFVISGAIVILVRLLAVRFKITLPSIYKA, encoded by the coding sequence ATGTTTTATATCATCGACATTTTAGGAACTATTGCTTTTGCCATTTCTGGTGTATTGGTAGCAATGAACAAAAAAATGGATCCGTTTGGGATTTTAATAATTGCATTTGTTACAGCAGTTGGAGGAGGAACACTTCGAGATGTATTGATTGGGCAAACTCCAGTAAGTTGGATGAAAGACATGACCTTTACTTATGTTATTTTAGGATCAGCAGTATTTGCTGTTATAGCAAGAAATAAGATAAATTACCTAAGAACTTCCTTGTTTTTATTTGACACTATAGGAATTGGTCTATATACTATCATTGGAGTTGAAAAAGGATTGTCTGCTGATTTGCACCCAGTAATATGCATTGCTTTAGGAACGATATCAGCGTGTTTTGGTGGTGTAATTAGAGATATTTTATGTAACGAAATTCCTGTGATTTTTAGAAAAGAAATTTATGCTACTGCTTGCATTTTAGGAGGTTTAAGCTATTTTTTAATACGTAAATTACCTATTGAAAGCGACTATGTATTCGTGATTTCTGGAGCTATTGTTATTTTGGTACGTTTGCTAGCTGTTCGTTTTAAAATTACGTTACCTAGTATTTATAAAGCCTAA
- a CDS encoding stage II sporulation protein M encodes MREVAFIKQNKEKWLNFEKAIFGKTLKNPDELASLYIHLVNDLSYAQTYYPKSKTILYLNNLAAKAFQKIYKTKREDTNRFVHFWKVEVPLIVYQYRRYVLYAFVLFLSFVAIGALSAAYDDTFVRLILGDHYVNMTLENIESGDPVAVYKSGSNWGSAFGITLNNLYVGIKSFIFGVFGGIGTGLVLLFNGIMVGAFQFFFYKEGVLWESVRGIWIHGSMEIFAIVIEGAAGLILGASILFPKTYSRLTSFKMGMKDGVKILISTFPFTIAAGFLEGYVTRYSNAMPNWLSVGIILITLSIISYYYLIYPRLVHKKLKQTYAVI; translated from the coding sequence ATGAGAGAAGTTGCGTTTATCAAACAAAATAAAGAAAAATGGCTGAATTTTGAAAAAGCCATTTTTGGAAAAACTCTTAAAAACCCTGATGAACTAGCGTCTTTGTATATTCATTTGGTAAACGATTTGTCCTATGCACAAACTTATTATCCCAAAAGTAAAACAATTCTTTATTTAAACAACTTAGCTGCTAAAGCTTTTCAGAAAATTTATAAGACCAAGAGAGAAGATACTAATCGTTTTGTTCATTTTTGGAAAGTTGAAGTGCCCCTGATTGTTTATCAATACAGACGTTATGTGCTTTATGCCTTTGTACTTTTTTTATCGTTTGTAGCTATTGGAGCTCTTTCTGCTGCTTACGATGATACGTTTGTAAGGTTGATTTTAGGTGACCATTATGTTAATATGACCTTAGAAAATATTGAATCTGGCGACCCTGTTGCTGTATATAAAAGTGGGAGTAATTGGGGTAGTGCTTTTGGCATTACTTTAAACAATTTATATGTTGGCATAAAGTCCTTTATATTTGGTGTTTTTGGTGGCATAGGCACAGGATTAGTATTACTTTTCAATGGTATTATGGTTGGTGCGTTTCAGTTTTTCTTTTACAAAGAAGGTGTGCTATGGGAAAGCGTAAGAGGTATTTGGATTCATGGCTCAATGGAGATTTTTGCTATTGTTATTGAAGGAGCAGCTGGACTCATTTTAGGAGCAAGTATTCTTTTTCCTAAAACATATTCGCGATTAACCTCTTTTAAAATGGGGATGAAAGATGGTGTTAAGATTTTAATTAGCACCTTTCCGTTTACTATTGCTGCAGGGTTTCTAGAAGGCTATGTAACTCGCTATTCCAATGCGATGCCAAATTGGTTATCGGTTGGCATTATTTTAATTACACTTAGCATAATTTCATACTACTATTTAATTTACCCTCGCCTAGTACATAAAAAACTTAAACAAACGTATGCAGTTATATAA